A region of the Anas platyrhynchos isolate ZD024472 breed Pekin duck chromosome 31, IASCAAS_PekinDuck_T2T, whole genome shotgun sequence genome:
aggatgTCAGAATAAGACGGCAGTGCAGACTCCTTCCTTAAGTTCACAGATAGACGGGCTCTTTTTGTATAGTTGCTAAGCTAGACTTTAAAACTACATACTTAAGCGGAATTGGGATGAATAATATCATTTTAGTGGGTAACATTAACCGAACTAAAACTAAGGAAATTGAGTAATAAAATTgcacacaagcacacaaacaaaaagaaacagtctATAGGCCGTTCCTATAACAAGTAACATTATGACTCATCTGCAGAAGCAGACTGACCACTTATTCTCCTGCAACACATCTAAACATCAATTTCCACAAAGCTTCCTTGAGCTCCTGATTCCTCATACTGTAGACGAGAGGATTCAAtactggaggcaccaccgaatATAGAACTGCCATCACCAGGTCCAAGGATGgcgaggagatggaggggggcttcaggtaggtaaACAGGacagtgctgacaaacagggagaccacggccaggtgagggaggcacgtggaaaaggctttgtgccggccctgagaagagggcatcctcagcactgccctgaagatctgcacataggagaaaacaatgaaaataaaacaaccaaatgTTAAAGTCAAACTAAAAAGAAGTGCACCCACTTCCCTGACGTAGgtatctgagcaggagagcttgagtatctgagggatttcacagaagaactggtccacagcattgcctcggcagaggggcagggaaaatgtgttggccgtgtgcaggacagcagtgagaaagccactgccccaggcagctgctgccatctgggcacaagctctgctacccacgaggctcccgtagtgcaggggcttgcagatggcaacgtagcggtcgtaggccatgacggtgaggagACAATACTCTGCTacaaccaacaaaacaaagagaaagagtTGGGCAGCACATGCTtcataggagatggccctggtgtcccagagggcattggccatggctttgggcagagtggtggagatgcagcccaggtcgaggagggcgaggttgaggaggaagaagtacatgggggtgtggaggcggtggtcgcaggctacggcgctgaggatgaggccgttgcccaggagggcagccaggtagatgcccaggaagagcgcgaagtgcaggagctgcagctcgcgcgtgtctgcaaatgccaggaGCAGGAACTCAGTGACTGAGCTGATGTTGGACATCTGCTGTTTCTGGGC
Encoded here:
- the LOC113840678 gene encoding olfactory receptor 14C36-like, translating into MSNISSVTEFLLLAFADTRELQLLHFALFLGIYLAALLGNGLILSAVACDHRLHTPMYFFLLNLALLDLGCISTTLPKAMANALWDTRAISYEACAAQLFLFVLLVVAEYCLLTVMAYDRYVAICKPLHYGSLVGSRACAQMAAAAWGSGFLTAVLHTANTFSLPLCRGNAVDQFFCEIPQILKLSCSDTYVREVGALLFSLTLTFGCFIFIVFSYVQIFRAVLRMPSSQGRHKAFSTCLPHLAVVSLFVSTVLFTYLKPPSISSPSLDLVMAVLYSVVPPVLNPLVYSMRNQELKEALWKLMFRCVAGE